From a single Nocardioides sp. dk884 genomic region:
- the serS gene encoding serine--tRNA ligase has translation MIDPRILRDDPDRVRAAQAKRGLSDEIVDVALRADTARRSAITTFEAKRAEQKSLGKLVAKATGEEKAELLARTKALAAEVKEAEAAQKVAEETWNDAIHSLPNLAAEAAPAGGEDDFVVLETLGIPRDFAAEGFEPRDHLELGRLLGAIDVERGAKVSGSRFYFLTGIGARLERALVAMALDQAAEAGFTEVIPPALVRPRAMDGTGFLGQAADDVYRIEGEELYLVGTSEVPMAAYHSDEILDGASLPRRYAAFSPCYRKEAGSHGKDTRGIFRVHWFDKVEMFVYADPADAEAEHLRLLAWEKEFLSKLELPFQVIDVAAGDLGLSAIRKFDCEAWIPTQAKYRELTSTSNCTEFQSRRLDIRARFAADSGSGTETRPLATLNGTLCAVTRTIVALLENHQQADGSVRVPEALRPYLGGLEVLKPVAQ, from the coding sequence ATGATCGACCCACGCATCCTGCGAGACGACCCAGACCGTGTGCGCGCTGCCCAGGCGAAGCGGGGTCTGTCCGACGAGATCGTGGACGTCGCGCTGCGTGCCGACACCGCCCGTCGTTCCGCGATCACCACCTTCGAGGCCAAGCGCGCCGAGCAGAAGAGCCTCGGCAAGCTCGTCGCCAAGGCGACCGGCGAGGAGAAGGCCGAGCTGCTGGCCCGCACCAAGGCCCTCGCGGCGGAGGTGAAGGAGGCCGAGGCGGCGCAGAAGGTCGCCGAGGAGACCTGGAACGACGCGATCCACTCGCTGCCCAACCTCGCGGCCGAGGCCGCGCCCGCCGGCGGCGAGGACGACTTCGTCGTGCTCGAGACGCTCGGCATCCCCCGCGACTTCGCCGCCGAGGGCTTCGAGCCCCGCGACCACCTCGAGCTCGGCCGCCTGCTCGGCGCGATCGACGTGGAGCGCGGCGCCAAGGTCTCGGGCTCGCGGTTCTACTTCCTCACCGGTATCGGCGCCCGCCTCGAGCGCGCACTGGTGGCGATGGCCCTCGACCAGGCCGCCGAGGCCGGGTTCACCGAGGTGATCCCGCCGGCGCTGGTGCGCCCGCGTGCCATGGACGGCACCGGCTTCCTGGGCCAGGCCGCCGACGACGTCTACCGCATCGAGGGCGAGGAGCTCTACCTCGTCGGCACCTCGGAGGTGCCGATGGCGGCGTACCACTCCGATGAGATCCTCGACGGCGCCTCGCTGCCGCGCCGGTACGCCGCGTTCAGCCCGTGCTACCGCAAGGAGGCCGGCTCGCACGGCAAGGACACCCGCGGCATCTTCCGGGTGCACTGGTTCGACAAGGTCGAGATGTTCGTCTACGCCGACCCCGCCGACGCGGAGGCCGAGCACCTGCGGCTCCTGGCCTGGGAGAAGGAGTTCCTCAGCAAGCTCGAGCTGCCCTTCCAGGTCATCGACGTGGCCGCCGGCGACCTGGGGCTGTCCGCGATCCGCAAGTTCGACTGCGAGGCGTGGATCCCGACCCAGGCCAAGTACCGCGAGCTGACCTCGACCTCGAACTGCACCGAGTTCCAGTCCCGCCGCCTCGACATCCGGGCCCGCTTCGCGGCTGACTCGGGCTCGGGCACGGAGACCCGCCCGCTGGCCACGCTCAACGGCACCCTGTGCGCCGTCACCCGCACGATCGTCGCGCTGCTGGAGAACCACCAGCAGGCCGACGGGTCGGTGCGCGTGCCGGAGGCGCTGCGGCCCTACCTCGGCGGGCTCGAGGTGCTGAAGCCGGTGGCCCAGTGA
- a CDS encoding HAD family hydrolase, with product MVALDIDGTLLKWIEGLGATHEEISPAVHAAVHRALAGGAHIVLASGRSPHGMTGIADLLDLHGEERDRLWVVASNGAVVFRYPPLEVVHEETFDARPAVAAILERHPNARVAVEERGFGYRVTQHFPEGELAGEMIVTELDDLVAGPVSRVIIRDPDATAEEFVELAEGLGLHGTNYVVGWTAWLDLAPVGVSKASGLEHVARVLGVDAADVLAIGDGRNDIEMLQWAGRGVAMGQAIQPVIDVADDVAESVYDDGAAIEIGRWFPA from the coding sequence ATGGTCGCGCTCGACATCGACGGCACGCTGCTGAAGTGGATCGAGGGCCTCGGTGCGACCCACGAGGAGATCTCCCCGGCCGTCCACGCCGCGGTGCACCGGGCCCTCGCGGGCGGGGCGCACATCGTGCTGGCCAGCGGGCGCTCCCCGCACGGCATGACCGGCATCGCCGACCTGCTCGACCTGCACGGCGAGGAGCGGGACCGGCTCTGGGTGGTGGCCTCCAACGGCGCCGTCGTCTTCCGCTACCCGCCGCTCGAGGTGGTCCACGAGGAGACCTTCGACGCCAGGCCCGCGGTCGCGGCCATCCTGGAGCGCCACCCCAACGCGCGGGTGGCGGTCGAGGAGCGCGGCTTCGGCTACCGGGTGACCCAGCACTTCCCCGAGGGCGAGCTGGCCGGCGAGATGATCGTCACCGAGCTCGACGACCTCGTCGCCGGCCCGGTCAGCCGCGTGATCATCCGCGACCCCGACGCCACCGCCGAGGAGTTCGTCGAGCTCGCCGAGGGCCTGGGCCTGCACGGCACCAACTACGTCGTCGGCTGGACCGCGTGGCTCGACCTCGCCCCGGTGGGCGTCTCGAAGGCCTCCGGCCTCGAGCACGTCGCCCGGGTGCTCGGTGTCGACGCCGCCGACGTGCTCGCCATCGGCGACGGGCGCAACGACATCGAGATGCTCCAGTGGGCCGGTCGCGGGGTGGCGATGGGTCAGGCGATCCAACCGGTCATCGACGTCGCCGACGACGTCGCCGAGAGCGTGTACGACGACGGAGCGGCGATCGAGATCGGCCGCTGGTTCCCCGCGTGA
- a CDS encoding GNAT family N-acetyltransferase: MSALPVLVTTARLGLPLWTAEDVAAIRGGGRRPGWHADFPRRDDVDAATLWRDGDTWSSRSVVRGVTVLGSIGFYGPPEPAADGVAEVEVGYGLVAEARGWGFMTEALGALVGECDRLGVRVRASVAPDNRASIKVLATCGFTELRGANEDGELVMVRPLR; this comes from the coding sequence GTGAGCGCGCTGCCGGTGCTGGTCACGACCGCCCGCCTCGGGCTGCCCCTCTGGACGGCCGAGGACGTCGCCGCGATCCGTGGCGGCGGCCGGCGACCCGGCTGGCACGCCGACTTCCCGCGCCGCGACGACGTCGACGCCGCCACCTTGTGGCGCGACGGCGACACCTGGAGCTCGCGCAGCGTGGTCCGCGGCGTGACGGTGCTCGGCTCGATCGGCTTCTACGGGCCCCCGGAGCCGGCGGCCGACGGCGTCGCCGAGGTCGAGGTCGGCTACGGGCTGGTCGCCGAGGCCCGCGGCTGGGGCTTCATGACCGAGGCGCTCGGCGCGCTGGTGGGCGAGTGCGACCGGCTCGGCGTACGCGTGCGCGCCAGCGTCGCGCCGGACAACCGGGCCAGCATCAAGGTGCTCGCCACCTGCGGGTTCACCGAGCTGCGCGGGGCCAACGAGGACGGCGAGCTGGTCATGGTGCGGCCGCTGCGATGA
- a CDS encoding Cof-type HAD-IIB family hydrolase yields the protein MTTPTNQPTPVDPSVDQSGTRLPRLVATDLDGTLVRSDGTISDYTRDVLLELDRRDVPVVFVTGRPLRWAEDVFEHVGRHGLAIISNGALVWDVARSAVDLERAIEPGLGLASAQLLREAVPGTTYAVEDVEGIGLEPHFMERYPMPEGSRRAPVEELFDRPALKLLARHEELAPQEFWDAAEQALGGRLVITWSSSSSLLEISAPGVTKASTLELLAARLGIGAEEVVAFGDMPNDLPMLTWAGTSYAMADAHPTVTAAARRIAPRNDDDGVARVLAGVFGL from the coding sequence ATGACCACCCCCACGAACCAGCCCACGCCCGTGGACCCGTCAGTGGACCAGTCTGGGACCCGCCTCCCGCGCCTGGTCGCCACCGACCTGGACGGCACCCTGGTGCGCTCGGACGGCACCATCTCCGACTACACCCGCGACGTGCTCCTGGAGCTCGACCGCCGCGACGTACCGGTCGTGTTCGTGACCGGGCGCCCGCTGCGCTGGGCCGAGGACGTCTTCGAGCACGTCGGTCGCCACGGCCTGGCGATCATCTCCAACGGGGCGCTGGTCTGGGACGTCGCGCGCAGCGCCGTCGACCTGGAGCGCGCCATCGAGCCCGGCCTCGGCCTGGCCTCCGCGCAGCTGCTGCGCGAGGCGGTGCCCGGCACGACGTACGCCGTGGAGGACGTCGAGGGGATCGGCCTGGAGCCGCACTTCATGGAGCGCTATCCGATGCCCGAGGGCTCGCGCCGGGCACCGGTCGAGGAGCTCTTCGACCGTCCCGCCCTCAAGCTGCTCGCCCGCCACGAGGAGCTGGCGCCGCAGGAGTTCTGGGACGCCGCCGAGCAGGCGCTGGGCGGTCGGCTGGTGATCACCTGGTCCTCCTCGAGCTCGCTGCTCGAGATCAGCGCGCCCGGCGTCACCAAGGCCTCCACCCTCGAGCTGCTCGCCGCCCGCCTGGGGATCGGCGCCGAGGAGGTGGTGGCGTTCGGTGACATGCCCAACGACCTGCCGATGCTCACCTGGGCCGGTACGTCGTACGCCATGGCCGACGCGCACCCCACCGTCACCGCCGCGGCGCGCCGCATCGCCCCACGCAACGACGACGACGGCGTCGCACGGGTGCTGGCTGGTGTGTTCGGTCTGTGA
- a CDS encoding bacterial proteasome activator family protein: protein MSEQRNPGEQDQQIVVIGPDGRPMALPVSAVAQEGDGGGQDAAKHEEGGGERALTELVEQPAKVMRIGSMIRQLLEEVKAAPVDEASRNRLKEIHRSSIAELEQGLAPELVEELERLTLPFSEDATPSESELRIAQAQLVGWLEGLFHGIQTAIYAQQMAARAQFEQIRRALPAGMVAQPGGVPGQPGQPGQSGAAAAAADAEQRSGGMGGMYL, encoded by the coding sequence ATGAGCGAGCAGCGCAACCCCGGCGAGCAGGACCAGCAGATCGTCGTCATCGGGCCCGACGGCCGGCCGATGGCCCTTCCGGTGTCCGCGGTGGCCCAGGAGGGCGACGGTGGGGGCCAGGACGCCGCGAAGCACGAGGAGGGTGGCGGCGAGCGTGCCCTGACCGAGCTCGTCGAGCAGCCCGCGAAGGTGATGCGGATCGGCAGCATGATCCGCCAGCTCCTCGAGGAGGTGAAGGCCGCGCCCGTCGACGAGGCCAGCCGCAACCGCCTCAAGGAGATCCACCGCTCCTCCATCGCCGAGCTCGAGCAGGGGCTCGCCCCCGAGCTCGTCGAGGAGCTCGAGCGGCTCACCCTGCCGTTCTCCGAGGACGCGACGCCCAGCGAGAGCGAGCTGCGGATCGCCCAGGCCCAGCTGGTCGGCTGGCTCGAGGGGCTCTTCCACGGCATCCAGACCGCGATCTATGCCCAGCAGATGGCCGCGCGGGCGCAGTTCGAGCAGATCCGGCGCGCCCTGCCCGCGGGGATGGTCGCCCAGCCCGGCGGCGTACCCGGGCAGCCCGGCCAGCCGGGTCAGTCCGGCGCAGCCGCGGCCGCGGCGGACGCCGAGCAGCGCTCGGGCGGCATGGGCGGCATGTACCTCTGA
- a CDS encoding NAD(P)H-quinone oxidoreductase has translation MRAVVADRDGGPEVLSVGEVPDPVAGPGEVLVEVVATAVNRADTLQRQGFYPPPPGASDIIGLECSGRVAALGEGVEGWQVGDEVCALLAGGGYAELVAVPAGQLMPVPAGIDLVTAAALPEVACTVWSNLFMVAGLTAGEAVLVHGGAGGIGTFAIQLAHQLGARVLTTGGTPDKLGLCGSLGADVTINYREQDFVEVVREQTDGHGVDVILDNMGAKYLNRNLSALATEGRLVIIGMQGGTKGELDIARLLNKRAAVIATSLRSRPAADKAAICAAVVEHVWPLVADGLVRPIVHEVMPLTDVAAAHTVMAEGTHTGKILLTV, from the coding sequence ATGCGTGCTGTGGTGGCTGATCGAGATGGTGGTCCCGAGGTCCTGTCGGTCGGGGAGGTGCCCGACCCCGTCGCGGGCCCCGGCGAGGTGCTGGTCGAGGTCGTCGCGACGGCCGTCAACCGCGCCGACACCCTCCAGCGGCAGGGCTTCTACCCGCCGCCGCCCGGCGCCTCCGACATCATCGGCCTGGAGTGCAGCGGCCGCGTGGCCGCGCTCGGCGAGGGCGTCGAGGGCTGGCAGGTGGGCGACGAGGTCTGCGCGCTGCTCGCCGGCGGCGGGTACGCCGAGCTGGTCGCCGTACCGGCCGGGCAGCTGATGCCGGTGCCGGCCGGCATCGACCTGGTGACCGCCGCGGCGCTCCCCGAGGTGGCGTGCACGGTGTGGTCCAACCTGTTCATGGTCGCGGGGCTGACCGCGGGCGAGGCGGTGCTGGTGCACGGCGGCGCGGGCGGCATCGGCACCTTCGCGATCCAGCTCGCCCACCAGCTCGGGGCGCGGGTCCTGACCACGGGTGGCACCCCCGACAAGCTCGGCCTGTGCGGCTCGCTCGGCGCCGACGTCACGATCAACTACCGCGAGCAGGACTTCGTGGAGGTGGTGCGCGAGCAGACCGACGGCCACGGCGTGGACGTCATCTTGGACAACATGGGCGCCAAGTACCTCAACCGCAACCTGTCCGCGCTCGCGACCGAGGGTCGGCTCGTGATCATCGGCATGCAGGGCGGCACCAAGGGCGAGCTCGACATCGCCCGGCTGCTCAACAAGCGCGCCGCGGTGATCGCCACCTCGCTGCGCTCGCGTCCCGCCGCCGACAAGGCGGCCATCTGCGCCGCCGTGGTCGAGCACGTGTGGCCGCTGGTTGCAGACGGTCTCGTCCGCCCGATCGTGCACGAGGTGATGCCGCTCACGGACGTCGCCGCCGCCCACACCGTGATGGCCGAGGGCACCCACACCGGCAAGATCCTGCTCACCGTCTGA
- a CDS encoding DUF6457 domain-containing protein, translating into MNLHDWIDELADALDLDDAEIDEGLVLDLARVVAHSVERPAAPVTAYLLGLAAGSQGADAEGVEALAARAQLLAENWERPAGAQDPDDVDDPIPDDSTVDHVGETFEV; encoded by the coding sequence GTGAATCTGCACGACTGGATCGATGAGCTGGCCGATGCCCTGGACCTCGACGACGCGGAGATCGACGAGGGCCTGGTGCTCGACCTGGCCCGCGTCGTGGCGCACAGCGTCGAGCGCCCGGCCGCCCCCGTGACCGCGTACCTGCTCGGGCTGGCCGCAGGCAGCCAGGGCGCCGACGCCGAGGGCGTGGAGGCGCTCGCCGCCCGCGCGCAGCTGCTCGCCGAGAACTGGGAACGCCCGGCGGGCGCCCAGGACCCCGACGACGTCGACGACCCGATCCCCGACGACAGCACCGTCGACCACGTCGGCGAGACCTTCGAGGTCTGA
- the mobA gene encoding molybdenum cofactor guanylyltransferase, whose protein sequence is MARPASRSVSRSGPDLCAVLLAGGRGTRLGGVEKATLEVGGRTLLDRGLDALRDAAPVVVVGDPVATARPVRFCREEPAYGGPVAALLAGVDALAGERLPAYVAVLAVDMPAVTDATVTRLRAAAEGHDGARLVDDTGRGHLALVLATAALDGIRPPDGDQHGMALHRLLAPLDLVDVRAVEGEHHDVDTWADLPPH, encoded by the coding sequence GTGGCCCGCCCGGCATCCCGCTCCGTGTCCCGCTCCGGGCCCGACCTGTGCGCCGTCCTGCTCGCCGGCGGCCGCGGCACCCGCCTGGGCGGCGTCGAGAAGGCCACCCTCGAGGTCGGCGGCCGCACCCTGCTCGACCGCGGGCTCGACGCGCTGCGCGACGCGGCGCCGGTCGTGGTGGTGGGCGACCCGGTCGCCACCGCGCGGCCGGTGCGGTTCTGCCGCGAGGAGCCGGCGTACGGCGGGCCGGTGGCGGCACTGCTCGCCGGCGTCGACGCGCTGGCCGGGGAGCGTCTGCCGGCGTACGTCGCGGTCCTCGCCGTGGACATGCCGGCGGTCACCGACGCCACCGTCACCCGGCTGCGCGCGGCGGCGGAAGGGCACGACGGGGCCCGGTTGGTCGACGACACCGGTCGCGGGCACCTGGCGCTGGTGCTCGCCACGGCCGCGCTGGACGGCATCCGGCCACCCGACGGGGACCAGCACGGGATGGCGCTGCACCGGCTGCTGGCCCCCCTCGACCTCGTCGACGTGCGCGCTGTCGAGGGGGAGCACCACGACGTCGACACCTGGGCGGACCTGCCGCCGCACTGA
- a CDS encoding carbon-nitrogen hydrolase family protein — protein sequence MTSTLRLALVQEASALDPDVNRDRLGELVRRAATAGDGGPVDLVVLPEAFARDFGKPGSDVSGAAEPLDGPFATAVDKAAGEHGTSVVAGMFETGEDPDRPFNTLVLRGAARADYRKIHLYDSFGYRESDRLTAGPLTPCVVDVAGWRVGLLTCYDLRFPELARALVDAGAEVLVVPAAWVAGPRKVDHWRTLLRARAIENTVFVAAAGQPGPRYSGHSMLVDPLGDVLAEAGEEAAILTAALERGVLEEARRTNPSLANRRL from the coding sequence GTGACCAGCACTCTGCGCCTCGCCCTCGTCCAAGAAGCCTCCGCCCTCGACCCTGACGTCAACCGGGACCGGCTCGGCGAGCTCGTGCGCCGCGCGGCCACCGCCGGGGACGGCGGGCCGGTGGACCTGGTGGTGCTGCCGGAGGCCTTCGCGCGCGACTTCGGCAAGCCCGGGTCGGACGTGAGCGGGGCCGCGGAGCCGCTCGACGGCCCGTTCGCGACGGCGGTGGACAAGGCGGCCGGGGAGCACGGGACCAGCGTGGTCGCCGGCATGTTCGAGACCGGCGAGGACCCGGACCGGCCGTTCAACACCCTGGTGCTGCGCGGCGCCGCTCGCGCCGACTACCGCAAGATCCACCTCTACGACTCCTTCGGCTACCGCGAGTCCGACCGGCTCACCGCGGGCCCGCTCACGCCCTGCGTGGTGGACGTCGCCGGCTGGCGGGTCGGGCTGCTGACCTGCTACGACCTGCGCTTCCCCGAGCTCGCGCGGGCGCTGGTGGACGCCGGGGCCGAGGTGCTCGTCGTCCCGGCCGCCTGGGTCGCCGGGCCGCGCAAGGTCGACCACTGGCGCACCCTGCTGCGGGCCCGCGCGATCGAGAACACCGTCTTCGTGGCCGCCGCCGGCCAGCCCGGGCCGCGCTACAGCGGCCACTCGATGCTCGTCGACCCGCTGGGCGACGTGCTCGCCGAGGCGGGGGAGGAGGCCGCGATCCTGACCGCCGCCCTGGAGCGCGGGGTGCTCGAGGAGGCGCGGCGTACCAACCCCTCCCTGGCCAACCGGCGACTGTAA
- a CDS encoding biotin/lipoyl-binding carrier protein, which translates to MAREQLTEIVAEMVANVLTVNVSAGDRIDAGGTVVLLESMKMEIPVLVEAPGTVVAVKVAPGDVVQEGDVLVQLR; encoded by the coding sequence ATGGCACGCGAACAGCTCACCGAGATCGTCGCCGAGATGGTGGCCAACGTGCTCACCGTGAACGTCTCGGCAGGCGACCGGATCGACGCCGGCGGCACCGTGGTGCTGCTGGAGTCGATGAAGATGGAGATCCCGGTCCTGGTCGAGGCGCCGGGCACGGTCGTCGCGGTGAAGGTCGCGCCGGGCGACGTCGTCCAGGAGGGCGACGTGCTGGTGCAGCTGCGCTGA
- a CDS encoding IS30 family transposase — MSSEDRAVIAAGLRAGWALTRIATLIGRDKSVVSREVARNRGPDGSYWAPIAHRVAHERRRRPKAFKLIENPGLCRRIETWMDDGWSPGLIASMLRHAHPGHDPAARMARVSHETIYRALYVQTRGSLRKDLAAQLLTKRRARKPHADPDGRRKGLYREAFTISQRPAEVADRAVPGHWEGDLILGAGNRSAVGTLVERSTRFVLLLHLPGRHDAESVAQAMIREMGQLPVHLRRSLTWDRGSELANYRDVEAALEMPVFFCDPHSPWQRGSNENTNRLLRFWLEKGSDLSTHSADDLARIAATLNKRPRPTLDLRTPAQALAELLANPAAA; from the coding sequence TTGAGCAGCGAGGACCGTGCGGTGATCGCGGCAGGGTTGCGTGCAGGGTGGGCGTTGACCCGGATCGCGACACTGATCGGGCGCGACAAGTCGGTGGTCTCTCGCGAGGTCGCGCGCAACCGCGGCCCCGACGGCTCCTACTGGGCCCCGATCGCGCATCGTGTCGCGCACGAACGGCGACGCCGACCCAAGGCGTTCAAGCTGATCGAGAACCCCGGGCTGTGTCGTCGGATCGAGACCTGGATGGACGACGGGTGGTCGCCAGGACTGATCGCGTCGATGCTGCGCCACGCCCACCCCGGTCACGATCCAGCAGCGAGGATGGCCCGTGTGTCGCACGAGACGATCTACCGGGCGTTGTATGTCCAGACCCGCGGGAGCCTGCGCAAGGACCTGGCCGCGCAGCTGCTGACCAAACGCCGCGCACGCAAGCCGCACGCCGACCCCGACGGGCGCAGGAAAGGGCTGTACCGCGAGGCCTTCACCATCAGCCAACGCCCCGCCGAGGTCGCTGACCGGGCCGTGCCCGGGCACTGGGAGGGTGACCTGATCCTCGGTGCCGGCAACCGCTCCGCGGTCGGGACCCTGGTCGAACGCTCGACGCGGTTCGTGCTCTTGCTGCACCTGCCCGGTCGCCACGACGCAGAGTCAGTGGCCCAGGCGATGATCCGCGAGATGGGTCAGCTGCCGGTGCATCTGCGTCGTTCGCTGACCTGGGACCGCGGCAGCGAGCTGGCTAACTACCGCGATGTCGAGGCCGCCTTGGAGATGCCGGTCTTCTTCTGTGACCCCCACTCGCCCTGGCAGCGCGGGTCGAACGAGAACACCAACCGACTCCTCCGGTTCTGGCTAGAGAAGGGCAGCGACCTCTCAACCCACAGTGCCGACGACCTCGCCCGCATCGCCGCGACCCTGAACAAGCGACCCCGCCCTACCCTGGACCTACGGACCCCAGCCCAAGCGCTGGCCGAGCTGCTCGCCAACCCGGCAGCAGCATGA
- a CDS encoding LuxR family transcriptional regulator, whose protein sequence is MTSFGPQQRALLEDAAAQLYDAALARGGIPVDDPRITPAGAHRAEFDLLVDLGLLRLDSLDEGDARWVPQDPAAGHARVVSPLSQEGARLLQESAEWSRTFAALSQTWRRAPSSPERGPFTYLHEGAIGVFLTELVSECEQEMLTAQPQAGRDPQALAAAALRDTAMLERGARMRTLYQHSARRSAVTRQYVDAVTQRGAEVRTLDEFFNRMIVCDRRVAVIPAGEDLSTAVVVREPSVVAYLVDIFERTWERGRTFGNSESTTLADIATEQRAMTIRMLIAGHPDAVSAKRLGVSPRTYAGYVADLKDEHDAQTRFQLGYRMGRQAAGACPECDNPGL, encoded by the coding sequence TTGACCAGCTTCGGTCCGCAGCAGCGCGCACTGCTCGAGGACGCCGCCGCCCAGCTGTACGACGCGGCGCTCGCGCGCGGGGGGATCCCGGTCGATGACCCCCGCATCACACCCGCGGGCGCACACCGCGCCGAGTTCGACCTGCTGGTCGACCTGGGCCTGCTGCGCCTGGACAGTCTCGACGAGGGCGACGCGCGGTGGGTCCCGCAGGACCCGGCCGCCGGCCACGCCCGCGTGGTCTCCCCGCTCAGCCAGGAGGGCGCACGGCTCCTCCAGGAGTCCGCCGAGTGGTCGCGCACCTTCGCGGCGCTGAGCCAGACCTGGCGACGCGCCCCCTCGAGTCCGGAGCGCGGCCCGTTCACCTATCTGCACGAGGGCGCGATCGGGGTGTTCCTGACCGAGCTGGTGAGCGAGTGCGAGCAGGAGATGCTCACCGCCCAGCCGCAGGCCGGCCGCGACCCGCAGGCGCTGGCCGCCGCCGCGCTGCGCGACACCGCGATGCTCGAGCGCGGCGCCCGGATGCGCACGCTGTACCAGCACAGCGCGCGGCGCAGCGCCGTCACTCGTCAGTACGTCGACGCGGTGACCCAGCGCGGGGCCGAGGTGCGCACCCTCGATGAGTTCTTCAACCGAATGATCGTGTGCGACCGCCGGGTCGCGGTCATCCCGGCCGGCGAGGACCTCTCCACCGCGGTCGTGGTGCGCGAGCCCTCGGTGGTGGCCTACCTCGTCGACATCTTCGAGCGCACCTGGGAGCGGGGTCGCACCTTCGGCAACTCCGAGTCCACGACGCTGGCCGACATCGCCACCGAGCAGCGCGCGATGACCATCCGGATGCTGATCGCCGGTCATCCCGACGCCGTCAGCGCCAAGCGGCTCGGCGTCAGCCCGCGCACGTACGCCGGCTACGTCGCCGACCTCAAGGACGAGCACGACGCCCAGACCCGCTTCCAGCTCGGCTACCGGATGGGACGTCAGGCAGCCGGCGCCTGCCCCGAGTGCGACAACCCGGGACTGTGA